One Candidatus Bathyarchaeota archaeon genomic window carries:
- a CDS encoding type II toxin-antitoxin system HicB family antitoxin, with protein sequence MVARTFTVILEPAEEGGFVVKCLELPVASQGETREEAIANIKEAIEGYLEVKIELLKGKVKGEKVEVTVEAPHIVMA encoded by the coding sequence ATGGTTGCACGCACGTTTACTGTGATATTAGAGCCTGCGGAGGAGGGGGGCTTTGTGGTTAAATGTTTAGAGTTGCCTGTTGCTAGCCAAGGAGAGACTAGAGAGGAAGCTATAGCTAATATTAAGGAGGCTATAGAAGGCTATTTAGAGGTTAAAATAGAGCTTTTAAAGGGTAAGGTTAAAGGAGAAAAGGTTGAAGTAACTGTTGAAGCTCCCCATATTGTCATGGCGTGA
- a CDS encoding type II toxin-antitoxin system HicA family toxin, with translation MLKLPILSWRDVVKALIKAGFKTVRQKGSHMILVKNSYIVPIPKHNEIKKGLLLEIIAEAGLTKEEFLEILKKI, from the coding sequence CTGTTGAAGCTCCCCATATTGTCATGGCGTGACGTTGTTAAAGCATTAATTAAAGCCGGTTTCAAAACCGTAAGACAGAAAGGAAGTCATATGATTCTTGTCAAAAACAGCTATATCGTCCCTATACCAAAACATAATGAAATAAAAAAAGGATTACTCCTCGAGATAATCGCAGAAGCTGGTTTAACAAAAGAAGAATTTCTAGAAATATTAAAGAAAATATAA